A DNA window from Paraclostridium bifermentans contains the following coding sequences:
- the pfkB gene encoding 1-phosphofructokinase — MIYTVTLNPSIDYVVKLDDLKTGEVNRTNEEYVYPGGKGINVSLILNELGYNNKALGFVSGFTGAYIKDTLRHKGLEEDFINLENGFTRINVKVKSSNETEINGQGPIINDMALNELYTKLDKLEENDVLVLAGSIPNTLDSSLYENIMKRLENKNIKIVVDATKDLLMNVLKHKPFLIKPNNHELEELFNVKLENINDIIVYANKLKEMGAKNVLVSMGKDGALLISENGEIFISNVANGEVKNSVGAGDSMVAGFIAGYLESDSYEKALQLGAASGGATAFSNDLANRDYIYKLVDEIKVERR; from the coding sequence ATGATTTACACAGTAACACTTAATCCATCTATAGATTATGTAGTAAAACTAGATGATTTAAAAACTGGAGAAGTAAATAGAACAAATGAAGAATATGTATACCCAGGTGGTAAAGGAATAAATGTATCTTTAATATTAAATGAGCTTGGATATAATAACAAAGCATTAGGATTTGTAAGCGGATTTACAGGAGCATATATAAAAGATACTTTAAGACACAAAGGTTTAGAAGAAGACTTTATAAACTTAGAAAATGGATTTACAAGAATAAATGTAAAAGTAAAAAGTAGTAATGAAACTGAAATAAATGGGCAAGGTCCAATAATTAACGATATGGCTTTAAATGAATTATATACAAAGCTAGATAAGCTTGAGGAAAACGATGTATTGGTTTTAGCAGGAAGTATACCAAATACATTAGATTCTTCTCTTTATGAAAATATAATGAAGAGATTAGAAAATAAAAATATAAAAATTGTAGTAGATGCAACTAAAGATTTATTGATGAATGTCTTAAAACATAAACCATTTTTAATAAAACCAAATAACCATGAACTAGAAGAATTATTTAATGTTAAGTTAGAAAATATTAATGACATAATAGTTTATGCAAATAAGTTAAAAGAAATGGGTGCTAAAAATGTATTAGTATCTATGGGAAAAGATGGTGCACTTTTAATTAGTGAAAATGGAGAGATTTTTATAAGTAATGTTGCAAATGGAGAAGTAAAAAATTCTGTAGGAGCAGGAGATTCTATGGTAGCAGGGTTTATTGCGGGATATTTAGAATCAGACTCTTACGAAAAAGCACTACAATTAGGAGCAGCTAGTGGAGGTGCAACAGCATTTTCAAATGATTTAGCAAATAGAGATTATATATACAAATTAGTAGATGAAATAAAAGTTGAAAGGAGATAA
- a CDS encoding PTS fructose transporter subunit IIABC, with product MRIVDLIDKRSISLALKAKDKKDAIDKLVDLVNNSGNLNDRLEYKDAIIARENQSTTGIGEGIAIPHAKTKAVKNACLAAAVCKNGIDYESFDGSLSHLFFMIAAPEGANNTHLEVLSRLSTILMDEEFRSKLINAQNEDEFLNLIDYKEKEKFPEEEKEEVLEQREVKNSKYPQVLAVTACPTGIAHTFMAAESLNKQAEKMGVSIKVETNGSSGAKNILTKEEIENANAIIVAADKKVDMARFNGKKVIITKVANGIHKAEELITKAVNGDAPIYNHGGNVESSEEKEDETAFRKVYKHLMNGVSNMLPFVVSGGILIALAFLLDNYSIDPANFGSNTPIAAFFKSIGDVAFGFMLPVLAGYIAYSIADRPALVVGFVGGALANAGGSGFLGALLAGFLAGYLVLGLKKVFSVLPDSLDGIKPVLLYPLFGTLLMGVIMTFVIIPPVAALNAGITNLLNGLGTSSKLVLGLVLGGMMAIDMGGPINKAAYVFGVASLQSGQYEIMAAVMAGGMVPPLSIALATTFFKNRFTKEQQESGKVNYVMGLSFITEGAIPFAAADPLKVIPACVLGSATAGALSMMFNATLRAPHGGIFVVPVVGHPIAYLGAIVAGSLVGMFALAALKKPIEN from the coding sequence ATGAGAATAGTCGATTTAATAGACAAAAGATCTATAAGTCTTGCTTTAAAAGCAAAGGATAAAAAAGATGCAATAGATAAATTGGTAGATTTAGTAAATAACAGTGGAAATTTAAATGATAGATTAGAGTATAAGGATGCTATAATAGCTCGTGAAAATCAAAGTACAACAGGTATTGGAGAGGGAATAGCTATACCACATGCTAAAACTAAAGCAGTTAAGAATGCATGTTTAGCAGCAGCAGTTTGTAAAAATGGTATAGACTACGAATCTTTCGACGGAAGTTTGTCTCATTTATTCTTTATGATAGCAGCTCCAGAAGGTGCAAATAATACTCACTTAGAGGTATTATCTAGATTATCTACTATACTTATGGATGAAGAATTTAGATCAAAGTTAATAAATGCACAAAATGAAGATGAGTTTTTAAATTTAATAGATTATAAAGAAAAAGAAAAATTCCCAGAAGAAGAAAAAGAAGAAGTTTTAGAACAAAGAGAAGTTAAAAATTCAAAATATCCTCAAGTTTTAGCAGTTACAGCATGTCCAACAGGTATAGCTCATACTTTTATGGCAGCTGAAAGCTTAAATAAGCAAGCTGAAAAGATGGGAGTTAGTATAAAAGTAGAAACTAACGGGTCATCAGGGGCTAAGAATATTTTAACTAAAGAAGAAATTGAAAATGCAAATGCTATAATAGTTGCAGCTGATAAAAAAGTAGATATGGCAAGGTTTAATGGTAAAAAAGTTATAATAACTAAAGTTGCTAATGGAATTCATAAAGCAGAGGAATTAATAACTAAAGCTGTAAATGGAGATGCTCCTATATATAATCATGGAGGAAATGTTGAATCATCAGAAGAAAAAGAGGATGAAACTGCATTTAGAAAAGTGTATAAGCACTTAATGAATGGAGTATCTAATATGTTACCGTTTGTTGTAAGTGGTGGTATATTAATCGCACTAGCATTTTTATTAGATAACTATTCTATAGATCCAGCAAACTTTGGATCAAATACACCAATTGCTGCATTCTTTAAATCTATAGGAGACGTTGCCTTTGGATTTATGTTACCTGTACTTGCAGGTTATATAGCATATAGTATAGCTGATAGACCAGCTTTAGTTGTAGGTTTTGTTGGTGGAGCACTTGCAAATGCAGGTGGCTCAGGATTCTTAGGAGCGTTACTTGCAGGATTTTTAGCAGGATATTTAGTTCTGGGGCTTAAAAAAGTATTTAGTGTACTACCAGATTCATTAGATGGTATAAAACCTGTATTACTATATCCACTATTTGGAACACTTTTAATGGGGGTTATAATGACTTTTGTAATAATACCTCCAGTTGCAGCATTAAATGCTGGTATAACTAATTTATTAAATGGACTTGGAACAAGTTCAAAGTTAGTTCTTGGATTAGTACTAGGTGGAATGATGGCTATAGACATGGGTGGACCTATAAATAAGGCAGCTTATGTATTTGGGGTAGCATCACTTCAATCAGGTCAATATGAGATAATGGCAGCAGTTATGGCAGGAGGAATGGTACCACCATTATCAATAGCTCTTGCTACAACTTTCTTTAAAAATAGATTTACAAAAGAGCAACAAGAATCAGGAAAAGTTAACTATGTAATGGGATTATCATTTATAACAGAAGGTGCTATACCATTTGCAGCAGCAGATCCTTTAAAAGTTATACCAGCTTGTGTTTTAGGTTCAGCTACAGCCGGAGCTCTTAGTATGATGTTTAATGCAACACTTAGAGCACCTCATGGAGGAATATTCGTAGTTCCAGTTGTGGGTCATCCTATAGCTTACTTAGGAGCTATAGTGGCTGGGTCTTTAGTAGGCATGTTTGCACTAGCGGCATTAAAAAAACCTATAGAAAATTAG
- a CDS encoding cation-translocating P-type ATPase: protein MFYKKSIDEILSQLNSSLNGLSSDKAHDILLEHGYNELKEKEKTPTWKLFLETFKDPLVIILLIAALVQAFLGEAVECGIIFAVLILNSILSVVQTKKAEGSLASLKKLSVPNAKIIRDGIKVTVPSRNVVPGDIIILEAGDYVPADGRILESQNLKVVEGMLTGEAEPVLKHEEVISEDVALGDQKNMVFSGSMVVYGRGTYLVTQTAMDTEMGKIADLLENAENKQTPLQIKLDEFSKKLGVGIVILAALIFGIEVFRGGAVVDSFMFAIAIAVAAIPEALSSIVTIVLAVGTNNMAKKQAIVRKLPAVETLGSTSVICTDKTGTLTQNKMTVVDDFTYNPEKALVNDECFETAATKELTKQKSFLILSSALCNDSDKTNEGAEIGDPTEIALMNYTNKSGFDYKEIREINTRLSELPFDSDRKLMTTVNKVDGEVVMFTKGAPDVIFNRCKYALVGDEVVKASDEIIDEYKKMNEEFSNKALRVLAFATKRVENESFVPTIEDENNLTLIGLTAMIDPPREEVYEAVENARKSGIKTVMITGDHKTTAKAIAVDIGIFEDGDMALTGSELDALTDEELDRDLDHISVYARVSPENKIRIVKAWQRKGKVCAMTGDGVNDAPALKQADIGIGMGSGTEVAKDASDMVLVDDNFATIVNAVEVGRTVYTNIKKSIMYLFSGNLAGIIAILFAVFANLPNPFTTIQLLFINLVTDSLPAIALGLEKPEKGVMKDAPRDPNESILSKGSLGFVATRGIIIGAVTIAAQFIGMKHSAELGVSMAFATLTLSRIMQTFASRSNTETIFELGIKSNKYVLGAVGVCLIMFSLTLLPFMREIFTMPSSFNFTTLMTCFGLSVLATLAMEVSKVIKRK from the coding sequence ATGTTTTATAAAAAAAGTATCGATGAAATATTAAGTCAATTAAACTCTAGTTTAAATGGTTTAAGTTCAGACAAAGCACATGACATACTATTAGAGCATGGATACAATGAGTTAAAAGAAAAAGAAAAAACTCCTACATGGAAGTTATTTTTAGAAACTTTTAAGGATCCACTAGTTATCATATTATTAATAGCGGCATTGGTTCAAGCGTTCTTAGGAGAAGCTGTAGAGTGCGGAATAATATTTGCAGTTTTAATCTTAAACTCTATATTATCTGTAGTTCAAACGAAAAAAGCAGAAGGATCTTTAGCAAGTCTTAAAAAGTTATCAGTTCCAAATGCAAAAATCATAAGAGATGGCATAAAGGTTACAGTTCCATCAAGAAATGTAGTACCGGGGGATATAATAATTTTAGAAGCTGGGGATTATGTTCCAGCAGATGGTAGAATTTTAGAATCTCAAAACTTAAAAGTTGTAGAAGGAATGCTTACAGGAGAAGCAGAACCTGTTTTAAAACATGAAGAAGTAATAAGTGAAGATGTAGCATTAGGAGATCAAAAGAATATGGTCTTTAGTGGATCTATGGTAGTTTACGGGAGAGGGACATATTTAGTAACTCAAACTGCTATGGATACTGAAATGGGTAAAATTGCAGATTTACTAGAAAATGCAGAAAATAAACAAACACCACTTCAGATAAAACTAGATGAGTTTAGTAAAAAATTAGGTGTAGGTATAGTAATATTAGCAGCTTTAATATTTGGAATAGAAGTATTTAGAGGTGGAGCAGTAGTAGATTCATTTATGTTTGCAATAGCTATAGCGGTTGCAGCTATACCAGAGGCGTTATCTTCTATTGTGACTATAGTGTTAGCAGTTGGAACTAATAACATGGCAAAGAAACAAGCTATAGTTAGAAAATTGCCAGCAGTTGAAACATTAGGATCAACAAGTGTTATATGTACAGATAAAACAGGAACATTAACTCAAAATAAGATGACAGTTGTAGATGACTTTACTTACAACCCAGAAAAAGCACTAGTAAATGATGAGTGTTTTGAAACAGCAGCAACAAAAGAATTAACTAAACAAAAGAGTTTCCTTATATTAAGCTCAGCACTTTGTAATGATTCAGACAAAACTAATGAAGGTGCTGAAATAGGGGATCCTACAGAAATAGCACTTATGAATTACACTAACAAAAGTGGATTTGATTATAAAGAAATAAGAGAAATAAATACTAGATTAAGCGAATTACCATTTGATAGTGATAGAAAACTTATGACTACTGTTAATAAGGTTGATGGAGAAGTAGTTATGTTTACAAAAGGGGCTCCGGATGTAATCTTTAATAGATGTAAGTATGCATTAGTAGGAGACGAAGTTGTAAAGGCTAGTGATGAGATAATTGATGAATATAAGAAAATGAACGAAGAGTTTTCTAATAAAGCATTAAGAGTTTTAGCATTTGCAACAAAGAGAGTAGAAAATGAAAGTTTTGTACCAACAATTGAAGATGAAAACAACTTAACTTTAATCGGACTTACTGCAATGATAGATCCTCCTAGAGAAGAAGTTTATGAAGCAGTGGAAAATGCTAGAAAATCTGGTATAAAAACTGTCATGATAACAGGAGATCATAAAACAACTGCAAAAGCAATAGCTGTAGATATCGGAATATTTGAAGATGGAGATATGGCTCTGACAGGTAGTGAATTAGATGCATTAACTGACGAAGAGTTAGATAGAGATTTAGATCATATATCAGTATATGCAAGAGTTTCACCAGAAAATAAAATAAGAATAGTAAAAGCATGGCAAAGAAAAGGAAAAGTTTGTGCAATGACAGGAGATGGAGTAAATGATGCTCCAGCTTTAAAACAAGCAGATATAGGTATAGGAATGGGCAGTGGAACAGAAGTTGCAAAAGATGCATCGGATATGGTTTTAGTAGACGATAACTTTGCAACAATAGTAAATGCTGTAGAAGTTGGTAGAACAGTTTATACAAATATTAAAAAATCTATAATGTATTTATTCTCAGGAAACTTAGCTGGAATAATAGCTATATTATTTGCAGTATTTGCAAACTTACCAAATCCATTTACTACAATACAATTATTATTTATAAACTTAGTTACAGATTCATTACCAGCAATAGCTCTAGGTCTTGAAAAGCCAGAAAAAGGAGTTATGAAGGATGCTCCTAGAGATCCAAATGAAAGTATCTTATCAAAAGGTTCTTTAGGATTTGTTGCAACTAGAGGGATTATAATAGGTGCTGTCACAATAGCTGCACAATTTATAGGAATGAAACATTCAGCTGAATTAGGAGTATCAATGGCATTTGCAACTCTTACATTATCAAGAATAATGCAGACATTTGCATCAAGATCAAATACAGAAACAATATTTGAACTTGGAATTAAAAGTAATAAATATGTATTAGGTGCAGTTGGAGTTTGTTTAATAATGTTCTCTTTAACATTACTACCATTTATGAGAGAAATATTTACAATGCCAAGTAGTTTTAACTTCACAACTTTAATGACTTGTTTTGGTCTTTCAGTACTTGCAACTTTAGCAATGGAAGTTAGTAAAGTTATAAAAAGAAAATAA
- a CDS encoding cation-translocating P-type ATPase, translating into MFYKKSVEETLSQVNSSLKGLSSSKANELLKKYGPNELKEKSKVPIWMLFLETFKDPLVIILLIAALVQIFLGEGMESLIIFAVLILNSILSVVQTKKAESSLQSLKKLSVPNAKVIRDNKKVTVNSKDIVPGDIIILEAGDYVPADGRIIESQTLKVVEGMLTGEAEPVLKHNKPILKDVALGDQKNMVFSGSMVVYGRGEYVVTQTSMNTEMGKIADLLENAESKQTPLQIKLDEFSKKLGVGIVILAAFIFLIDILRGAKLIDSFMFAVAIAVAAIPEALSSIVTIVLAVGTNVMAKKQSIVRKLPAVETLGSTSVICTDKTGTLTQNKMTVVDTYVYNPERSLAYNISLEVAAAKALSKQDELIIMCSSLCNDSDITSEGVEIGDPTEIALINYANKKGFDYKQIRNENIRISELPFDSERKRMSTVHKLDEDVVMFTKGAPDVIFSRCKYALVGDEVVKVNDKILHRYKRMNEEFSNKALRVLAFASKSVKDEGFIPTPNDEENLTLIGLTAMIDPPRKEVYPAVKNAKKSGIKTVMITGDHKTTAKAIAKDIGLFTNGDMALTGHELDALTDEELDKDLEKISVFARVSPENKIRIVKAWQRKGKVCAMTGDGVNDAPALKQADIGIGMGSGTEVAKDASDMILVDDNFATIVNAIEVGRTVYTNIKKSIAYLFSGNLGGIIAILFAVIAGLPNPFTTIQLLFINLVTDSLPAIALGLEEPEKGVMDNPPRDKDEKILTKDTIGFVLTRGYIIGAVTIMAQLIGLRYSHELGVAMAFSTLTLSRIMQTFASRSNTQSILELGFTSNKYVLGAVCICLTMFMSTQLPFMREIFNIPYSFNFNILLICFGLAVLSTVSMEISEFLKRK; encoded by the coding sequence ATGTTTTATAAAAAAAGTGTAGAGGAGACTTTAAGCCAGGTAAATTCTAGCTTAAAAGGATTGAGCTCATCGAAAGCAAATGAATTGCTAAAAAAGTATGGGCCGAATGAATTAAAAGAAAAATCCAAGGTTCCTATTTGGATGTTATTTCTAGAAACATTTAAAGATCCATTGGTTATTATTTTATTAATAGCGGCGCTTGTGCAAATATTTTTAGGCGAAGGTATGGAATCTTTAATTATATTTGCAGTGCTTATCTTAAATTCAATACTATCTGTAGTACAAACTAAAAAAGCAGAAAGTTCACTTCAAAGTTTAAAGAAACTATCAGTTCCAAATGCAAAAGTCATAAGAGATAATAAAAAAGTTACAGTTAATTCAAAAGATATAGTGCCAGGAGACATAATAATCTTAGAAGCTGGAGATTATGTTCCTGCTGATGGAAGAATTATAGAATCTCAAACTCTTAAGGTTGTAGAAGGAATGCTTACAGGAGAAGCAGAACCAGTTTTAAAACACAACAAACCAATATTAAAGGATGTAGCATTAGGAGATCAAAAAAATATGGTTTTTAGTGGCTCTATGGTCGTTTATGGAAGAGGGGAGTATGTAGTAACACAAACTTCTATGAATACTGAAATGGGAAAAATAGCAGATCTACTTGAAAATGCAGAGAGTAAGCAAACCCCACTTCAAATAAAATTAGACGAGTTTAGTAAAAAACTTGGTGTAGGTATAGTAATTTTAGCAGCTTTTATATTTTTAATAGATATCTTAAGAGGAGCTAAACTAATTGATTCATTCATGTTTGCAGTTGCTATAGCAGTTGCTGCAATACCTGAAGCATTATCATCTATAGTAACGATTGTTCTTGCAGTTGGGACAAACGTTATGGCTAAAAAACAATCCATAGTCAGAAAACTACCAGCAGTTGAAACACTAGGATCAACAAGTGTAATATGTACAGATAAAACAGGAACTTTAACTCAAAACAAGATGACAGTTGTAGATACATATGTATATAATCCAGAAAGATCATTAGCATATAATATTAGCTTAGAGGTTGCAGCAGCAAAAGCATTATCAAAACAAGATGAGCTTATAATAATGTGCTCAAGTTTATGTAATGATTCAGATATAACTAGTGAAGGTGTTGAAATAGGTGATCCAACAGAAATTGCTCTTATAAATTATGCAAATAAAAAAGGTTTTGATTATAAGCAAATAAGAAATGAAAATATTAGGATAAGTGAATTGCCATTTGATAGTGAAAGAAAGAGAATGTCTACTGTACATAAGTTAGATGAAGATGTAGTTATGTTTACAAAAGGAGCTCCAGATGTAATATTTAGTAGGTGTAAATATGCATTAGTAGGAGATGAAGTAGTTAAAGTAAATGATAAAATTTTACATAGATACAAACGTATGAATGAAGAATTTTCGAATAAAGCATTAAGAGTTTTAGCTTTTGCTAGCAAAAGTGTTAAAGATGAAGGTTTTATTCCGACACCAAATGATGAAGAAAATCTAACTTTAATAGGACTTACAGCAATGATAGATCCACCAAGAAAAGAAGTTTATCCAGCTGTTAAAAATGCTAAAAAATCTGGTATAAAAACTGTTATGATAACAGGGGATCATAAGACAACAGCAAAAGCTATTGCTAAAGATATAGGGCTGTTTACGAATGGAGATATGGCATTAACAGGGCATGAATTAGATGCATTAACTGATGAAGAGTTAGATAAGGATTTAGAAAAAATATCAGTATTTGCAAGGGTTTCACCAGAAAATAAAATAAGAATAGTAAAAGCATGGCAAAGAAAAGGAAAAGTTTGTGCAATGACAGGCGATGGAGTAAATGATGCTCCAGCTTTAAAGCAAGCAGATATAGGGATAGGAATGGGAAGTGGGACAGAAGTAGCAAAAGATGCATCAGATATGATTTTAGTAGATGACAACTTTGCAACTATAGTAAATGCAATAGAAGTAGGTAGAACTGTTTATACAAATATTAAAAAATCTATAGCTTATTTATTCTCAGGAAATTTAGGAGGAATAATAGCTATATTATTTGCTGTAATTGCAGGATTACCAAATCCCTTTACTACAATCCAGCTACTATTTATAAATCTTGTAACAGACTCATTGCCAGCAATAGCACTAGGACTTGAAGAGCCTGAAAAAGGTGTTATGGATAATCCGCCAAGAGATAAAGATGAAAAGATACTAACTAAAGATACAATTGGATTTGTCTTAACTAGAGGATATATAATTGGAGCAGTTACAATAATGGCTCAATTAATAGGTCTTAGATATTCTCATGAATTAGGTGTTGCAATGGCATTTTCAACACTTACACTTTCTAGAATAATGCAAACATTTGCTTCTAGATCTAATACTCAATCAATACTTGAATTAGGATTTACTAGTAATAAATATGTGTTAGGTGCAGTTTGTATTTGTTTGACAATGTTTATGTCAACACAGCTTCCTTTTATGAGAGAAATATTTAATATTCCTTATAGTTTTAACTTTAACATATTATTAATTTGTTTTGGACTTGCAGTTTTATCCACAGTTTCTATGGAGATAAGTGAGTTTTTAAAAAGAAAATAA
- a CDS encoding M20 family metallopeptidase yields MRDQIIKSVENIKDEIVNSIIESVQIPSVIGEESKQYPFGKDIDDVLNHMLDLCDKLGFKTYKDKEGFYGYAEIGEGEELVGVLGHLDVVPAGDLSAWNVEPFKGTIIDGKLYGRGTQDDKGPTIAAIYATKAIVDAGFKLNKRIRFIFGTDEETLWRDMAKYNENKEEIPSFGFTPDSAFPCINAEKGLLQCILSSNKGSKVNLKAGDAFNAVPSKATYNSINLVELESELKKLGFEYKKEENAITVIGKSVHSQKCNEGINSISRLCIGLKNIGINTPAIDFISEVIKEDAHANYILPNCEDVSGKLTLNLGKIDLNEDGEKIYLDVRIPVTVEKDEFVSALREKANKYGLDYIEYDWLKSIYIPSDHFLIKTLRKVYEQETNCDSTPMASGGATYARAIDNCVAFGAIFPWGKKTEHQPNEYVEIKDIIKATEIYALTLYELTR; encoded by the coding sequence ATGAGAGATCAAATTATAAAAAGCGTTGAAAATATTAAAGATGAAATAGTTAATTCAATTATTGAAAGTGTACAAATACCAAGTGTAATTGGTGAGGAAAGCAAGCAGTATCCATTTGGAAAAGATATAGATGATGTACTAAATCATATGTTAGATTTATGTGATAAATTAGGATTTAAAACTTATAAAGATAAAGAAGGATTTTATGGATATGCGGAAATAGGAGAAGGGGAAGAACTAGTAGGAGTTTTGGGGCATTTAGATGTAGTTCCAGCAGGAGATTTAAGCGCATGGAATGTAGAGCCTTTTAAGGGAACTATAATAGATGGAAAGCTTTATGGAAGAGGCACTCAAGATGACAAAGGACCTACTATTGCGGCTATATACGCAACTAAGGCAATAGTAGATGCAGGCTTTAAATTAAATAAAAGAATTAGATTTATTTTTGGAACAGATGAAGAAACTTTATGGAGAGACATGGCTAAGTATAATGAAAACAAAGAAGAGATACCTAGTTTTGGATTTACACCAGATAGTGCATTCCCTTGTATAAATGCTGAAAAAGGGTTATTACAATGTATTTTATCTTCAAATAAAGGATCAAAAGTTAATCTAAAAGCAGGAGATGCATTTAACGCAGTTCCAAGTAAAGCTACATATAATAGTATAAATTTAGTTGAATTAGAAAGTGAATTAAAAAAATTAGGGTTTGAATATAAAAAAGAAGAAAATGCTATAACAGTTATAGGAAAAAGTGTTCATTCTCAAAAATGCAATGAAGGTATAAATTCTATATCTAGGTTGTGTATAGGACTTAAAAATATCGGAATAAACACTCCAGCTATAGATTTTATATCTGAAGTAATAAAAGAAGATGCACATGCAAATTATATATTGCCAAATTGCGAAGATGTATCAGGTAAGTTAACTCTTAATTTAGGGAAAATTGATTTAAATGAAGATGGTGAAAAAATTTATTTAGATGTTAGAATACCGGTTACAGTTGAAAAAGATGAATTTGTAAGTGCACTAAGAGAAAAAGCAAATAAGTATGGATTAGATTATATTGAATATGATTGGCTTAAATCAATATATATACCTAGTGACCATTTTTTAATAAAAACTTTGAGAAAAGTATACGAACAAGAAACAAATTGCGATTCAACACCTATGGCATCTGGAGGAGCTACTTATGCAAGAGCTATAGATAACTGTGTTGCATTTGGAGCAATATTCCCTTGGGGCAAAAAGACAGAACACCAACCAAATGAGTATGTTGAAATAAAAGATATAATAAAAGCTACTGAAATTTATGCGCTTACATTATATGAACTAACTAGATAA
- a CDS encoding EFR1 family ferrodoxin (N-terminal region resembles flavodoxins. C-terminal ferrodoxin region binds two 4Fe-4S clusters.) — protein sequence MLKNGAVVFFSGTGNSKYIAKIFKEEFQKLNINLDVINIEKESGLKKEYDFYVFGGPIHAEMLPRILTDWINKNIPNEPKKCIVYHTLAGDKHSEGRVYLAKLLNKKGLDVVINTSIQMPNNYYHKFFKRDTDEEIKKVLDLAPNKVKAIVTDFLNDKRSNVNYKKITAGTKLVYDSFLVYAKKYAKRNFSVDTSKCINCKICEKECPTNNIVMNEKNIEFYNKCIGCEKCIHRCPTNAILFKNEPFIPYKIEDYI from the coding sequence ATGTTAAAAAATGGAGCAGTTGTGTTTTTTTCAGGAACTGGAAACTCTAAATATATAGCTAAGATTTTCAAAGAAGAATTTCAAAAACTAAATATAAACTTGGATGTTATAAATATAGAAAAAGAAAGTGGATTAAAAAAAGAATATGATTTTTATGTATTTGGAGGTCCTATACATGCAGAGATGTTACCAAGAATACTTACTGATTGGATAAATAAAAATATACCCAATGAGCCTAAAAAGTGTATAGTATATCACACACTAGCAGGAGATAAACATAGTGAAGGTAGAGTTTATTTAGCAAAACTATTAAATAAAAAAGGGCTAGATGTAGTGATAAATACATCTATACAAATGCCTAATAATTATTATCATAAGTTTTTCAAAAGAGATACAGACGAGGAAATTAAAAAAGTTTTAGATTTAGCACCAAACAAGGTAAAAGCTATTGTTACAGATTTTTTAAATGATAAAAGAAGTAATGTAAATTATAAAAAAATAACTGCTGGAACGAAATTAGTTTATGATAGTTTTTTGGTTTACGCTAAAAAATATGCAAAGAGAAATTTTTCTGTAGATACTAGTAAATGCATAAATTGTAAGATATGTGAAAAAGAGTGTCCTACTAATAATATAGTTATGAATGAAAAAAATATAGAATTTTATAATAAGTGTATAGGATGTGAAAAATGTATACATAGATGCCCGACAAATGCTATTTTATTTAAAAATGAGCCTTTTATACCATATAAAATTGAAGATTATATATAA
- a CDS encoding PIG-L family deacetylase — translation MNKKIKIVICMMIILIIGLGAKFVYGEAEDPMHKNFKDHVVFYPQHQDDETLWGSSAIIEAIRECGADNVYVVLVSDGSGVNVFNQLEQFKGISRKEKEILRNNEFKAALNSLGVKNSNIRILADETEKTGTHYDLMEKTILDFENKFGSVTQVSQHYQYDNHPMHRKNGVILKRLSDEGKVKDARYFVKPAYVKDIPEDQRDIYTANNEEDKAKVKGALDAYKTKNEKEQLYGIGYMSTHKYFDHLYNDPQYTSVLSRY, via the coding sequence ATGAACAAGAAGATAAAAATAGTTATTTGTATGATGATTATTTTAATAATAGGATTAGGTGCTAAGTTTGTATATGGAGAAGCTGAAGATCCAATGCATAAAAATTTTAAGGATCATGTAGTTTTTTATCCTCAGCATCAAGATGATGAAACTCTATGGGGATCAAGTGCAATTATAGAAGCTATAAGAGAGTGTGGAGCAGATAATGTATATGTTGTATTAGTTTCAGATGGTTCAGGTGTAAATGTATTTAATCAACTTGAACAATTTAAGGGTATAAGTAGAAAAGAAAAAGAAATTTTAAGAAACAATGAATTTAAGGCGGCGTTAAACAGCTTAGGAGTTAAAAATAGCAATATAAGGATTTTAGCAGATGAAACAGAAAAAACAGGAACACATTATGATTTAATGGAAAAAACTATATTAGATTTTGAAAATAAATTTGGTAGTGTTACTCAAGTTTCACAGCATTATCAGTATGATAATCATCCAATGCATAGAAAAAATGGAGTCATTTTAAAAAGACTTAGTGATGAAGGAAAAGTAAAAGATGCTAGATATTTTGTAAAACCAGCATATGTAAAAGATATACCAGAAGATCAAAGGGATATATATACAGCAAATAATGAAGAGGATAAAGCAAAAGTAAAAGGTGCTTTAGATGCATACAAAACAAAAAATGAAAAAGAACAACTTTATGGAATTGGATATATGTCAACTCATAAATACTTTGATCATTTATACAATGATCCTCAATATACATCAGTATTAAGTAGATACTAA